Proteins from one Malaya genurostris strain Urasoe2022 chromosome 2, Malgen_1.1, whole genome shotgun sequence genomic window:
- the LOC131433049 gene encoding myogenesis-regulating glycosidase isoform X2: protein MLQYEDESDEEKKPESPKHLFRSRRRGSIAPLPALRLNDKEMMANDFDTQSVLSNQNSITSVNSLASLLKEKMQNVPAMIRKKRRETKDYKLRVFVGMLFLIIVFLVGYAYIMYNQKLLAKSYFESVKLHKITRAFRILDPKGNDLLTGQLAVNSFIEKPYNCLPQDLRDDGSLCYEWNSMARLYMNLVKTVSPDIKCYSFSWQTLTDNYYPTDCFDIGEDRGYWYGGGLTNGIDYPLGKASFDFAPFITGDINVQQWGNAVKRYFLNSKGIAIRVDDRTPLYVSINNDSKNRFCLQGRNDNFAYANRLTKYPELTYQICTGPDMKTLHSALMQKSLWDGLTENDNTVIKSLLREPVWQIPAASQEELTETAIYNYTENVIVSGYLRLGHVLLNEFWQKHIGDFKLDSDRFPTLEDTVNILHRRGFRISLSIQPFISTESANFLETVSKKLLIHERESEQSIPALTRYKSLASAGVIDITNNETVSWLKDKLKKLTESIGIDSFYVDFGNAFSIPRYYQCSSMLENPDQYKTTFMNRFEGNLNIFGVSSAISVPRPPAFLSLPPVNSSWSGLQNIIPTLLAYGVIGFPFIMPGPVGGDFLLPTEKLAKMYSFYPLSSPPLPEVELYVRWLQLATFLPVLRFTHLPSEYKNDSVTEIAKELSNIRQQTVVPLLEKYSSVAMDDGLPIIRPLWMLDSTDVNCLFIDDEFSIGDGMIVAPILYRADTSREVYLPQGVWKDGIDGSLRKGSRWIHNYHVPANKVAYFVKMPDNTRF from the exons AACGTTCCGGCCATGATACGCAAGAAGAGACGGGAAACCAAAGACTACAAACTGCGCGTCTTTGTCGGCATGCTGTTTCTTATCATCGTATTTCTC GTCGGCTATGCTTACATCATGTACAACCAAAAGCTACTGGCGAAGTCATACTTCGAGTCGGTAAAACTACATAAAATTACCAGAGCCTTCCGTATCCTGGATCCTAAAGGGAATGATTTACTCACGGGGCAACTGGCGGTGAATAGTTTCATCGAAAAACCGTACAATTGTTTGCCCCAGGACTTGCGGGATGACGGTAGTCTATGCTATGAGTGGAATTCTATGGCGAGATTGTACATGAATCTGGTCAAGACCGTTTCGCCGGATATCAAATGCTACAGTTTCAGTTGGCAAACATTGACAGATAATTACTATCCCACGGATTGCTTCGATATTGGAGAGGATCGAGGTTATTGGTATGGTGGAGGCCTTACCAATGGAATTGATTATCCCTTGGGCAAGGCATCCTTTGATTTTGCTCCGTTCATTACGGGTGATATCAATGTGCAGCAATGGGGAAATGCGGTGAAAAGGTATTTTCTGAACTCGAAAGGTATAGCGATTCGCGTGGATGATAGAACACCGCTCTATGTTAGCATCAACAACGATTCCAAGAATCGGTTCTGTTTGCAGGGTAGAAACGATAATTTTGCATACGCGAATAGACTGACAAAGTATCCGGAGCTAACCTATCAGATATGTACTGGCCCGGACATGAAAACCCTGCATAGCGCTCttatgcagaaaagtttatgggATGGTTTGACGGAAAACGACAATACTGTCATCAAATCATTGTTACGGGAACCGGTTTGGCAGATTCCTGCAGCTAGCCAGGAGGAACTGACGGAGACCGCTATTTACAATTATACTGAAAATGTGATAGTTTCCGGTTATCTGCGACTTGGTCATGTTCTTCTCAATGAATTCTGGCAAAAGCATATCGGAGATTTCAAACTGGATAGCGATCGGTTTCCGACACTGGAGGACACTGTGAACATCCTGCATCGTCGAGGATTTCGAATATCCCTTTCGATTCAACCTTTCATCAGTACTGAAAGTGCAAACTTTCTGGAGACAGTTTCCAAGAAACTGCTGATTCATGAACGGGAATCCGAGCAAAGCATTCCGGCGTTGACTCGTTATAAGAGTCTAGCCAGTGCCGGTGTTATCGACATCACCAACAACGAGACGGTTTCTTGGTTGAAAGATAAACTCAAAAAACTAACCGAAAGCATAGGAATTGATTCGTTCTACGTTGATTTTGGTAACGCTTTCAGCATCCCTCGATACTACCAGTGTTCCAGCATGCTGGAAAATCCGGATCAGTACAAAACGACATTCATGAATCGTTTCGAAGGTAATCTGAATATTTTCGGAGTGTCGAGTGCCATTTCGGTTCCACGTCCACCGGCGTTCCTCAGTTTGCCACCGGTAAACAGCTCTTGGAGTGGTCTGCAAAACATAATTCCGACCCTGCTGGCCTATGGAGTCATTGGATTTCCGTTCATAATGCCGGGACCCGTGGGAGGTGATTTCCTTTTGCCGACCGAAAAGCTAGCAAAAATGTACTCATTTTACCCACTGTCAAGTCCTCCTCTTCCGGAAGTGGAACTGTACGTTCGTTGGTTACAGTTGGCAACATTCCTGCCGGTTTTACGCTTCACGCATCTTCCGTCTGAGTACAAGAACGACTCGGTTACCGAGATCGCAAAGGAGCTGTCGAATATTCGACAACAGACTGTCGTTCCCTTGTTGGAGAAGTACTCCAGTGTGGCCATGGACGATGGACTACCGATAATTAGACCACTCTGGATGCTCGATTCGACCGACGTGAATTGTCTGTTCATCGACGACGAGTTCTCGATAGGGGATGGTATGATCGTGGCACCGATTCTGTATCGAGCAGATACCAGCCGTGAAG tgTATCTTCCTCAAGGCGTTTGGAAGGACGGAATTGATGGTTCGTTGCGCAAAGGAAGCCGCTGGATTCACAACTATCACGTGCCGGCGAACAAAGTGGCATACTTCGTCAAGATGCCGGACAATACACGATTCTAA
- the LOC131433049 gene encoding myogenesis-regulating glycosidase isoform X3: MMANDFDTQSVLSNQNSITSVNSLASLLKEKMQNVPAMIRKKRRETKDYKLRVFVGMLFLIIVFLVGYAYIMYNQKLLAKSYFESVKLHKITRAFRILDPKGNDLLTGQLAVNSFIEKPYNCLPQDLRDDGSLCYEWNSMARLYMNLVKTVSPDIKCYSFSWQTLTDNYYPTDCFDIGEDRGYWYGGGLTNGIDYPLGKASFDFAPFITGDINVQQWGNAVKRYFLNSKGIAIRVDDRTPLYVSINNDSKNRFCLQGRNDNFAYANRLTKYPELTYQICTGPDMKTLHSALMQKSLWDGLTENDNTVIKSLLREPVWQIPAASQEELTETAIYNYTENVIVSGYLRLGHVLLNEFWQKHIGDFKLDSDRFPTLEDTVNILHRRGFRISLSIQPFISTESANFLETVSKKLLIHERESEQSIPALTRYKSLASAGVIDITNNETVSWLKDKLKKLTESIGIDSFYVDFGNAFSIPRYYQCSSMLENPDQYKTTFMNRFEGNLNIFGVSSAISVPRPPAFLSLPPVNSSWSGLQNIIPTLLAYGVIGFPFIMPGPVGGDFLLPTEKLAKMYSFYPLSSPPLPEVELYVRWLQLATFLPVLRFTHLPSEYKNDSVTEIAKELSNIRQQTVVPLLEKYSSVAMDDGLPIIRPLWMLDSTDVNCLFIDDEFSIGDGMIVAPILYRADTSREVYLPQGVWKDGIDGSLRKGSRWIHNYHVPANKVAYFVKMPDNTRF; the protein is encoded by the exons AACGTTCCGGCCATGATACGCAAGAAGAGACGGGAAACCAAAGACTACAAACTGCGCGTCTTTGTCGGCATGCTGTTTCTTATCATCGTATTTCTC GTCGGCTATGCTTACATCATGTACAACCAAAAGCTACTGGCGAAGTCATACTTCGAGTCGGTAAAACTACATAAAATTACCAGAGCCTTCCGTATCCTGGATCCTAAAGGGAATGATTTACTCACGGGGCAACTGGCGGTGAATAGTTTCATCGAAAAACCGTACAATTGTTTGCCCCAGGACTTGCGGGATGACGGTAGTCTATGCTATGAGTGGAATTCTATGGCGAGATTGTACATGAATCTGGTCAAGACCGTTTCGCCGGATATCAAATGCTACAGTTTCAGTTGGCAAACATTGACAGATAATTACTATCCCACGGATTGCTTCGATATTGGAGAGGATCGAGGTTATTGGTATGGTGGAGGCCTTACCAATGGAATTGATTATCCCTTGGGCAAGGCATCCTTTGATTTTGCTCCGTTCATTACGGGTGATATCAATGTGCAGCAATGGGGAAATGCGGTGAAAAGGTATTTTCTGAACTCGAAAGGTATAGCGATTCGCGTGGATGATAGAACACCGCTCTATGTTAGCATCAACAACGATTCCAAGAATCGGTTCTGTTTGCAGGGTAGAAACGATAATTTTGCATACGCGAATAGACTGACAAAGTATCCGGAGCTAACCTATCAGATATGTACTGGCCCGGACATGAAAACCCTGCATAGCGCTCttatgcagaaaagtttatgggATGGTTTGACGGAAAACGACAATACTGTCATCAAATCATTGTTACGGGAACCGGTTTGGCAGATTCCTGCAGCTAGCCAGGAGGAACTGACGGAGACCGCTATTTACAATTATACTGAAAATGTGATAGTTTCCGGTTATCTGCGACTTGGTCATGTTCTTCTCAATGAATTCTGGCAAAAGCATATCGGAGATTTCAAACTGGATAGCGATCGGTTTCCGACACTGGAGGACACTGTGAACATCCTGCATCGTCGAGGATTTCGAATATCCCTTTCGATTCAACCTTTCATCAGTACTGAAAGTGCAAACTTTCTGGAGACAGTTTCCAAGAAACTGCTGATTCATGAACGGGAATCCGAGCAAAGCATTCCGGCGTTGACTCGTTATAAGAGTCTAGCCAGTGCCGGTGTTATCGACATCACCAACAACGAGACGGTTTCTTGGTTGAAAGATAAACTCAAAAAACTAACCGAAAGCATAGGAATTGATTCGTTCTACGTTGATTTTGGTAACGCTTTCAGCATCCCTCGATACTACCAGTGTTCCAGCATGCTGGAAAATCCGGATCAGTACAAAACGACATTCATGAATCGTTTCGAAGGTAATCTGAATATTTTCGGAGTGTCGAGTGCCATTTCGGTTCCACGTCCACCGGCGTTCCTCAGTTTGCCACCGGTAAACAGCTCTTGGAGTGGTCTGCAAAACATAATTCCGACCCTGCTGGCCTATGGAGTCATTGGATTTCCGTTCATAATGCCGGGACCCGTGGGAGGTGATTTCCTTTTGCCGACCGAAAAGCTAGCAAAAATGTACTCATTTTACCCACTGTCAAGTCCTCCTCTTCCGGAAGTGGAACTGTACGTTCGTTGGTTACAGTTGGCAACATTCCTGCCGGTTTTACGCTTCACGCATCTTCCGTCTGAGTACAAGAACGACTCGGTTACCGAGATCGCAAAGGAGCTGTCGAATATTCGACAACAGACTGTCGTTCCCTTGTTGGAGAAGTACTCCAGTGTGGCCATGGACGATGGACTACCGATAATTAGACCACTCTGGATGCTCGATTCGACCGACGTGAATTGTCTGTTCATCGACGACGAGTTCTCGATAGGGGATGGTATGATCGTGGCACCGATTCTGTATCGAGCAGATACCAGCCGTGAAG tgTATCTTCCTCAAGGCGTTTGGAAGGACGGAATTGATGGTTCGTTGCGCAAAGGAAGCCGCTGGATTCACAACTATCACGTGCCGGCGAACAAAGTGGCATACTTCGTCAAGATGCCGGACAATACACGATTCTAA